One window from the genome of Oryza glaberrima chromosome 3, OglaRS2, whole genome shotgun sequence encodes:
- the LOC127767850 gene encoding mitochondrial import inner membrane translocase subunit TIM17-1-like, which produces MTTSEREPCPDRILDDVGGAFAMGAVGGTAFHFLRGAYNSPNGHRLSGGSQAVRMSVPRTGGNFAAWGGLFSAFDCAMVHARQKEDPWNSILAGAATGAVLSLRQGPRATATSALVGASLLALVEGAGILLTRTMATLPQEDHAYPFPVVPPPEEVSAHESSPIAWVRGIFGRKEEKPAAAGGDRKSDVLESFETPSPPIPSFDYK; this is translated from the coding sequence ATGACGACGTCGGAGAGGGAGCCGTGCCCGGACCGCATCCTGGACGACGTGGGCGGCGCGTTCGCGATGGGAGCGGTGGGGGGCACCGCCTTCCACTTCCTCAGGGGCGCGTACAACTCCCCCAACGGCCACCGCCTCTCCGGCGGCTCCCAGGCCGTCCGCATGAGCGTCCCGCGCACCGGCGGCAACTTCGCCGCCTGGGGCGGCCTCTTCTCCGCCTTCGACTGCGCCATGGTCCACGCCCGCCAGAAGGAGGACCCCTGGAACTccatcctcgccggcgccgccaccggcgccgtccTCTCCCTGCGCCAGGGCCCGCGCGCCACCGCGACGTCCGCCCTCGTcggcgcctccctcctcgcgctCGTCGAGGGCGCCGGCATCTTGCTCACCCGCACCATGGCCACCCTTCCCCAGGAGGACCACGCCTACCCGTTCCCGGTGGTGCCGCCGCCTGAGGAGGTCTCGGCCCATGAATCGAGCCCTATCGCATGGGTTAGGGGAATTttcgggaggaaggaggagaagcctgctgctgctggtggtgacCGCAAGTCGGACGTGTTGGAGTCCTTCGAGACGCCCAGCCCTCCAATTCCATCCTTCGACTACAAGTGA